In one window of Sandaracinaceae bacterium DNA:
- a CDS encoding trypsin-like serine protease yields MCQPPWQSWRWRVKLGFHSVRAAGRAAALLALLCPACGSPPPDADLARESLRTLSSGATPTVDPPGLISSATVRIDTGASACTGTLIAPRLVLTAAHCFTTDNPILIRFDGGENRTTVDCFVHPGAVKGEGVTTSCGELEELPQSSFWIHHDMAIVELNDDAPAGVVARSVAPPRACMVPGTGFSVRARGYASGVVRQKLAPVPALIPEGVSSHLCFETDVLHYGDSGGPIDAFADPEGPIVAALSEFRDGGGLGCRTQPMIWQFDVGNGFDGELVRNIDWIWQVLDPEGDCVLGSGAASCVPARYPQVFPDADGDGLPDVRDLCPTVFLTPGSPQDCDGQHCDVDQDWVGDECDAYDTGEMVACDHDDPDHDGVPSPFDACPFLPESSHTADDLDGDGVPDACDRCQGFDDAAVDWSADADMDGAPDGCDNCAIPNTQANCNLDAELAHSAPIEGDACDADPCPAIDVHGISLPAGPAGFGRANGGLSGLGAVVGATVEGTVQTGFRWCHCEDAVDDSIAARTACELRCPVDVESDFLDVNSPWRLLSYGPSWTGQAVAGQTRGAEVDTEWVLAYRPTEGSAATGRPRDDLVELHWQFAEDAWGLGVLDEVGSGPLLHRRVNAVVWGHGHAYALPPDPMAPPAAFGCNLATCDPLDRRLTSHFISGRFQETYGFEDARGLDVGDLVGAAMFGPGSCPECFSAFPVPYLVRDCLSSGELCFRFGSDMLSAELMDRPLGGEDAIDPLLTERWQWDPSLTWFGSSAPASTLRSTDRVRMVGVDMSARTVRVVARLQGGRLSSVEVPPLELEEPHEDAVYLLSSQAGRLIAVGGRLDGAPSTRLRVLELRRLERADIRLTGTLEETLAAAIDASGRWLMVLARTKATAPVGLVRVDTWTGGMETLVSGSGAPGDGYALTYLPDGSWALSASQSGELTLAVFAVDGSEVQVLRSHVVGASLVGPAHGHSSGVSLVVADSSYGWRPYGVRHDQMTGGEISLDALF; encoded by the coding sequence ATGTGCCAACCTCCATGGCAATCGTGGAGGTGGCGGGTGAAGCTCGGTTTTCATAGTGTGAGAGCGGCAGGTCGGGCAGCTGCCCTATTGGCTCTACTCTGTCCTGCCTGCGGCTCCCCCCCCCCCGACGCTGATCTAGCGCGGGAGAGCCTTCGAACGCTGTCGAGCGGCGCGACACCCACCGTCGACCCACCCGGGCTGATCTCCAGCGCGACCGTTCGTATCGATACGGGCGCGTCGGCGTGCACGGGCACGCTCATCGCTCCGAGACTCGTGCTCACGGCAGCGCATTGCTTCACGACGGACAACCCGATCCTGATTCGCTTCGATGGGGGTGAGAATCGAACCACCGTCGATTGCTTCGTTCACCCGGGCGCCGTAAAGGGCGAAGGCGTGACGACGTCCTGCGGTGAGCTCGAGGAGCTTCCCCAGAGCTCCTTCTGGATCCACCACGACATGGCCATCGTCGAGCTGAACGATGATGCGCCCGCGGGAGTCGTCGCGCGAAGCGTGGCGCCCCCTCGCGCCTGCATGGTCCCTGGCACCGGGTTCAGCGTTCGGGCAAGGGGATATGCGAGCGGCGTCGTGCGGCAGAAGCTCGCTCCGGTGCCCGCGCTCATTCCGGAGGGGGTGTCCTCTCATCTGTGTTTCGAGACGGACGTATTGCACTACGGAGATTCGGGCGGACCCATCGACGCGTTCGCGGACCCGGAGGGGCCCATCGTCGCGGCTCTCTCCGAGTTCCGCGACGGTGGGGGACTAGGCTGCCGGACCCAGCCGATGATCTGGCAGTTCGACGTCGGGAACGGATTCGACGGCGAGCTGGTGCGGAACATCGATTGGATCTGGCAGGTGTTGGACCCGGAAGGCGACTGCGTCCTCGGGAGCGGCGCCGCGTCCTGCGTCCCGGCTCGCTATCCCCAGGTCTTTCCGGATGCGGACGGTGATGGGTTGCCGGACGTTCGCGACCTCTGTCCCACAGTCTTCCTGACTCCTGGGTCTCCACAGGACTGTGATGGTCAGCACTGCGACGTGGACCAGGATTGGGTCGGCGACGAGTGCGACGCCTACGACACGGGGGAGATGGTTGCGTGCGATCACGACGACCCGGACCATGATGGCGTGCCCTCACCGTTCGACGCGTGCCCCTTTCTTCCGGAGAGCAGCCACACGGCGGACGATCTCGATGGCGACGGCGTGCCGGACGCCTGTGACCGCTGCCAGGGCTTCGATGATGCGGCTGTCGATTGGAGCGCTGACGCCGACATGGATGGAGCGCCCGATGGGTGCGACAACTGCGCGATTCCGAATACCCAAGCGAACTGCAACCTGGACGCCGAGCTCGCGCATTCAGCCCCCATCGAAGGGGACGCTTGCGATGCCGATCCGTGCCCAGCGATCGACGTCCACGGGATCTCTCTCCCCGCTGGGCCGGCGGGCTTCGGCCGTGCCAACGGGGGGCTGTCCGGGCTCGGCGCGGTCGTGGGCGCGACGGTGGAGGGCACGGTCCAGACGGGCTTCAGGTGGTGCCACTGCGAGGATGCGGTAGACGACAGCATCGCGGCCAGGACGGCCTGCGAGTTGCGATGCCCGGTTGATGTCGAGTCTGACTTTCTCGACGTGAACTCCCCGTGGCGCTTGCTGTCGTATGGACCGAGCTGGACCGGTCAAGCGGTCGCGGGCCAGACCCGGGGGGCTGAGGTCGACACGGAGTGGGTCCTGGCTTACCGGCCCACCGAAGGGTCCGCCGCGACGGGACGGCCCCGGGACGACTTGGTCGAGCTCCACTGGCAGTTCGCCGAGGACGCCTGGGGGCTTGGAGTCCTCGACGAGGTAGGCAGCGGCCCGCTTCTCCACCGCCGTGTCAACGCCGTCGTGTGGGGTCATGGGCATGCCTACGCGCTGCCGCCCGATCCGATGGCGCCACCCGCCGCTTTCGGGTGCAACCTCGCGACCTGCGACCCACTCGATCGGCGCCTGACCAGTCACTTCATCTCGGGGCGGTTCCAGGAGACCTACGGGTTCGAGGATGCGCGAGGACTCGATGTCGGAGACCTGGTTGGTGCCGCCATGTTCGGACCGGGGAGCTGTCCAGAGTGCTTCTCCGCGTTCCCGGTGCCCTATCTGGTCCGCGACTGTCTGTCCTCGGGCGAGCTGTGCTTTCGTTTTGGTAGCGACATGCTCAGCGCCGAGCTGATGGACCGCCCGCTGGGCGGTGAGGACGCCATCGACCCACTCCTGACGGAGCGCTGGCAATGGGACCCGAGCCTGACTTGGTTCGGCTCCTCGGCGCCCGCCTCGACCCTCCGAAGCACCGACCGCGTGCGAATGGTGGGCGTCGACATGAGCGCGCGGACCGTGCGTGTCGTCGCGCGACTGCAGGGCGGCCGGCTCTCATCGGTCGAGGTTCCGCCGCTCGAGCTCGAGGAGCCTCACGAGGACGCCGTCTACCTGCTCTCGAGCCAGGCAGGTCGTCTCATCGCCGTTGGAGGGCGGCTGGACGGCGCTCCCTCCACCCGCCTTCGGGTCCTGGAGCTGAGGCGTCTGGAGCGGGCGGATATCCGGCTGACCGGTACACTGGAGGAGACGCTGGCGGCGGCGATCGATGCGTCTGGGCGGTGGTTGATGGTCTTGGCTCGAACGAAAGCGACAGCTCCCGTCGGGCTGGTTCGAGTCGACACCTGGACCGGAGGGATGGAGACGCTCGTCTCTGGGAGCGGAGCGCCCGGAGACGGGTACGCGCTCACCTATTTGCCGGACGGCTCGTGGGCGCTTTCGGCGTCGCAGTCCGGCGAGTTGACGCTGGCCGTGTTCGCCGTCGACGGTAGCGAAGTCCAGGTGCTGCGCAGTCATGTCGTGGGTGCGAGCCTGGTCGGACCCGCACACGGCCATTCGAGTGGGGTGAGCTTGGTCGTCGCCGACTCGAGCTACGGCTGGCGCCCGTACGGCGTCCGTCACGACCAGATGACGGGCGGGGAGATTTCACTCGATGCCCTCTTCTGA
- a CDS encoding NYN domain-containing protein, whose amino-acid sequence MSDNYDSAPNLAIFADFENVAIGVRDANYKDFDIELVLERLLDKGKIVVKKAYSDWDRYKSSKRAMHEAGFEMIEIPHVSYSGKNSADIRLVVDALDLCYTKRHIDVFVIISGDSDFSPVVSKLRENDKIVIGLGVKNSSSDLLIENCDEFIYYDDLVRAKRGAKRGHAKKPRKKANDQPKAAPKKDDPKSGADVPTTRAEPSSGGKELSKEEEAERQQEGLDHILDVVEALFQDRDSHLWGSMIKQTLKRKRPNFSERFHGYRTFSEMLEDAEKKGLLELSKDERSGGYIITSFGPNA is encoded by the coding sequence TTGAGCGACAACTACGACTCCGCGCCGAACTTGGCCATCTTCGCCGACTTCGAGAACGTGGCCATCGGCGTGCGGGACGCCAACTACAAGGACTTCGACATCGAGCTCGTGCTCGAGCGCCTGCTCGACAAGGGCAAGATCGTCGTCAAGAAGGCCTACTCGGACTGGGACCGCTACAAGAGCAGCAAGCGGGCCATGCACGAGGCGGGCTTCGAGATGATCGAGATCCCGCACGTGAGCTACTCGGGCAAGAACAGCGCCGACATCCGCCTCGTCGTGGACGCGCTCGACCTCTGCTACACGAAGCGGCACATCGACGTCTTCGTCATCATCAGCGGTGACTCCGACTTCTCGCCCGTGGTCAGCAAGCTCCGCGAGAACGACAAGATCGTCATCGGCCTCGGCGTGAAGAACTCGAGCAGCGATCTCCTGATCGAGAACTGCGACGAGTTCATCTACTACGACGACCTGGTGCGCGCGAAGCGCGGCGCCAAGCGCGGGCACGCCAAGAAGCCGCGCAAGAAGGCCAACGACCAGCCGAAGGCGGCGCCCAAGAAGGACGACCCCAAGTCGGGCGCGGACGTGCCCACGACCCGCGCCGAGCCGAGCAGCGGCGGCAAGGAGTTGTCCAAGGAGGAGGAGGCCGAGCGCCAGCAGGAGGGGCTCGACCACATCCTCGACGTCGTCGAGGCGCTCTTCCAGGACCGCGACAGCCACCTCTGGGGCTCGATGATCAAGCAGACCCTCAAGCGCAAGCGCCCCAACTTCTCCGAGCGCTTCCACGGCTACCGCACCTTCAGCGAGATGCTCGAGGACGCGGAGAAGAAGGGCCTGCTCGAGCTGAGCAAGGACGAGCGCAGCGGCGGCTACATCATCACGAGCTTCGGCCCAAACGCGTAG
- a CDS encoding carboxypeptidase M32: MSETDSFGELVAHLRRIETVDGISNTLDWDQQTMMPPKAAALRGEQQALLAGLSHAYISDPRIGDWLTALEGSEDPVRAATSRNLGRTYRREKRVPADLVDALARAKSEGFGAWVQAKKSSDWASFEPKLQHLVDLTRRRAEAIDAERHPYEVLLEEFDPGSTVATLRDTFGRLRDGLVPLLEAIAGAPQLQGIDRELSVEGQESLHREIAEALGYDFGAGRLDHAEHPFTSGLGPGDVRITTHLSADDFFGGLGSTVHETGHALYEQGLPHAHRGTTVAEAASFGLHESQSRFWENFVGRSEAFFRWLAPKLPAHFEGATPDADALYRAANRVMPSLIRVEADEVTYNLHVIVRFELELALFEGTLAVSDLPAAWNAKYEEYLGVTPPDDARGVLQDVHWSSGAFAYFPSYTLGNLYAASMGKALEETLPALWSQIEAGEFAPILGWLREKVHARGHLLEAPEIVKEAVGERDHVADLLDYLWQRHGALYGVSRPTSV; encoded by the coding sequence TTGAGCGAGACGGATTCTTTTGGCGAGCTGGTCGCCCACCTGCGGCGCATCGAGACGGTCGACGGGATCTCGAACACCCTCGACTGGGACCAGCAGACGATGATGCCCCCCAAGGCCGCGGCGCTCCGCGGGGAGCAGCAGGCCCTGCTCGCTGGTCTCTCGCATGCGTACATCTCGGATCCCCGGATCGGCGACTGGCTCACCGCGCTCGAGGGCTCCGAAGACCCGGTGCGCGCGGCGACCTCGAGGAACCTGGGGCGCACGTACCGCCGTGAGAAGCGGGTGCCGGCAGATTTGGTCGACGCGCTCGCCCGGGCCAAGAGCGAGGGCTTCGGCGCGTGGGTCCAGGCGAAGAAGTCCTCGGACTGGGCGAGCTTCGAGCCGAAGCTCCAGCACCTGGTCGATCTGACGCGGCGACGGGCCGAGGCCATCGACGCCGAGCGCCACCCCTACGAGGTGCTGCTCGAGGAGTTCGATCCCGGCAGCACGGTCGCGACCCTGCGCGACACCTTCGGCCGCCTGCGCGATGGGCTGGTGCCGCTGCTCGAGGCGATCGCCGGCGCGCCGCAGCTCCAGGGCATCGACCGCGAGCTCTCCGTCGAAGGGCAAGAGAGCTTGCATCGTGAGATCGCGGAGGCGCTCGGCTACGACTTCGGCGCCGGTCGCCTCGACCACGCGGAGCACCCCTTCACGAGCGGCCTCGGCCCGGGAGACGTCCGCATCACGACGCACCTGTCGGCGGACGACTTCTTCGGCGGGCTCGGCAGCACCGTGCACGAGACGGGGCACGCCCTCTACGAGCAGGGGCTGCCTCACGCGCACCGCGGCACCACCGTCGCGGAGGCGGCGAGCTTCGGCCTGCACGAGTCGCAGTCGCGCTTCTGGGAGAACTTCGTCGGACGCTCGGAGGCCTTCTTCCGGTGGCTCGCGCCCAAGCTGCCCGCCCACTTCGAGGGGGCCACGCCCGACGCCGACGCGCTCTACCGAGCCGCGAACCGGGTCATGCCGTCGCTGATCCGCGTCGAGGCGGACGAGGTGACCTACAACCTGCACGTCATCGTGCGCTTCGAGCTCGAGCTGGCGCTCTTCGAGGGCACGCTCGCCGTCTCCGATCTGCCCGCGGCCTGGAACGCCAAGTACGAGGAGTACCTCGGCGTGACGCCCCCCGACGACGCGCGCGGCGTGCTGCAGGACGTGCACTGGTCGAGCGGCGCGTTCGCCTATTTCCCGAGCTACACCCTCGGCAACCTCTACGCCGCGTCGATGGGCAAGGCGCTCGAGGAGACCCTGCCCGCGCTCTGGTCACAGATCGAAGCGGGAGAGTTCGCGCCGATCCTGGGGTGGCTCCGCGAGAAGGTGCACGCGCGCGGCCACCTGCTAGAAGCCCCCGAGATCGTGAAGGAAGCGGTCGGAGAGCGAGACCACGTGGCCGACCTGCTCGACTACCTGTGGCAGCGTCACGGCGCGCTGTACGGGGTGAGCCGGCCCACGAGCGTGTAA
- a CDS encoding ATP-binding protein: protein MSGWRRWLSPEVRSDDPELVTGARRAAGLFAIVAIAWLAFAVQYAAQGRWVTVCIDVVVVAATVALRAWTLRAPSSKRVAVGTSLVTLVSAVGLLAASILSGQDRAMAVWFIALAPLFLGYVVGPGSALGAAVLSSVFIGAVYASSSITTVEPEFVAEGSERMLGQILFAWIVAAFAWTARKAMDTQVDTIERQRALAVRAAAALETARDRALAADRAKSEFLANVSHELRTPLTAILGMADLLADDPLGATQETRVERIREAGRTLLALLDDVLDLSAVEADRLALSPETFGLRRELDRVAEMLAPKAAAGVAVRADIGPDVPEWVRVDGRRLRQVLVNLVGNAVKFTAEGHVVVRARAEGDRVRFEVEDTGIGIPADARERIFEPFQQVDASTSRRFGGTGLGLAISARLVRSLGGDLEVDSEDGRGSTFHFTLDLPATAAAPELVRPSIPDARIAETHPLSILVAEDNEVNREVIGALLERLGYTPVITENGVEALAAMKRAHFDVALVDIQMPLMDGLGVAREVGTRPDGPTLVALTANAMAHQRQRYLDAGFAQVLPKPIDPSGLARALEALHDGRVLVAADPSSGVTESFDEGRLEPLEKISGDRFPTLLASHLENGGALVEAAREALSAGDLEGVERASHSLKSSSAQFGSMRVSDACAALERAAAEGRRGDAEATLSALEAAWERAAGRLRERITAA, encoded by the coding sequence GTGAGCGGGTGGCGCCGATGGCTCTCCCCCGAGGTCCGGAGCGACGACCCAGAGCTGGTGACGGGCGCGCGTCGAGCCGCGGGGCTCTTCGCGATCGTGGCGATCGCGTGGCTGGCGTTCGCCGTCCAGTACGCCGCGCAGGGTCGCTGGGTCACCGTCTGCATCGACGTCGTGGTCGTGGCCGCGACGGTGGCGCTGCGCGCCTGGACCCTGCGCGCACCGAGCTCGAAGCGCGTCGCGGTCGGCACCTCGCTCGTCACGCTCGTCTCGGCCGTGGGGCTGCTGGCCGCCTCGATCCTCAGCGGGCAGGACCGGGCGATGGCCGTCTGGTTCATCGCGCTCGCGCCGCTCTTCCTCGGCTACGTGGTGGGCCCCGGCAGCGCGCTGGGCGCCGCGGTGCTGTCGTCGGTCTTCATCGGCGCGGTGTACGCCTCCTCCTCGATCACGACCGTCGAGCCGGAGTTCGTGGCCGAGGGCAGCGAGCGCATGCTCGGACAGATCCTCTTCGCCTGGATCGTGGCCGCGTTCGCGTGGACCGCGCGCAAGGCGATGGACACGCAGGTGGACACCATCGAGCGCCAGCGCGCGCTGGCGGTGAGGGCCGCGGCCGCCCTGGAGACGGCCCGTGACCGCGCGCTCGCCGCGGATCGGGCCAAGAGCGAGTTCCTGGCCAACGTGAGCCACGAGCTGCGCACGCCGCTGACGGCGATCCTCGGCATGGCCGACCTGCTCGCCGACGACCCTCTCGGGGCGACGCAAGAGACCCGGGTCGAGCGGATCCGGGAGGCGGGGCGCACGCTGCTGGCCCTGCTCGACGACGTGCTCGACCTGTCGGCGGTCGAGGCGGACCGGCTCGCGCTCTCGCCCGAGACCTTCGGCCTGCGCCGCGAGCTGGACCGGGTCGCCGAGATGCTGGCCCCGAAGGCGGCCGCAGGAGTGGCGGTCCGCGCGGACATCGGCCCCGACGTCCCCGAGTGGGTGCGGGTCGACGGGCGACGCCTCCGCCAGGTCCTGGTCAACCTCGTCGGCAACGCCGTGAAGTTCACGGCCGAGGGCCACGTGGTGGTCCGCGCGCGCGCCGAAGGGGACCGGGTCCGCTTCGAGGTCGAGGACACGGGGATCGGCATCCCCGCCGACGCCCGGGAGCGCATCTTCGAGCCCTTCCAGCAGGTGGACGCGTCGACGAGCCGCCGCTTCGGAGGCACCGGGCTCGGGCTGGCCATCAGCGCGCGCCTCGTTCGTTCTCTCGGCGGCGACCTGGAGGTGGACAGCGAAGACGGGCGGGGCAGCACCTTCCACTTCACCCTGGACCTGCCCGCGACGGCGGCCGCGCCGGAGCTCGTCCGGCCGTCCATCCCGGACGCGCGCATCGCGGAGACGCACCCGCTCTCCATCCTGGTCGCCGAGGACAACGAGGTGAACCGCGAGGTGATCGGCGCGCTGCTCGAGCGGCTGGGCTACACGCCGGTCATCACCGAGAACGGCGTCGAGGCGCTGGCCGCGATGAAGCGCGCGCACTTCGACGTGGCCCTGGTGGACATCCAGATGCCGCTCATGGATGGGCTGGGCGTCGCGCGCGAGGTGGGGACGCGGCCCGACGGTCCGACGCTGGTCGCCCTGACCGCGAACGCGATGGCCCACCAGCGGCAGCGGTACCTCGACGCCGGCTTCGCCCAGGTGCTGCCCAAGCCCATCGATCCGAGCGGCCTGGCGCGCGCGCTCGAGGCCCTGCACGACGGCCGTGTTCTGGTGGCCGCGGACCCCTCCTCCGGGGTGACCGAGTCGTTCGACGAGGGGCGACTCGAGCCGCTCGAGAAGATCAGCGGGGATCGCTTCCCGACCCTGCTCGCCTCGCACCTCGAGAACGGGGGCGCGCTGGTGGAGGCGGCGCGAGAGGCGCTCTCCGCTGGCGACCTCGAGGGCGTCGAGCGAGCGTCCCACTCGCTCAAGTCGAGCAGCGCGCAGTTCGGCTCGATGCGGGTGAGCGACGCGTGCGCGGCGCTGGAGAGGGCCGCGGCGGAGGGACGGCGCGGCGACGCCGAGGCGACGCTCTCCGCGCTCGAGGCGGCCTGGGAGCGCGCGGCCGGGCGGCTCCGCGAACGCATCACCGCGGCCTGA